In Meleagris gallopavo isolate NT-WF06-2002-E0010 breed Aviagen turkey brand Nicholas breeding stock chromosome 6, Turkey_5.1, whole genome shotgun sequence, the genomic stretch ACACtttaaacaaaatcattttcatgCCAGAACACCCCATTGCAGCTCCGCATATTGTGCTGCCTCTCgcagtgctgcaggaatgcTCTCCTCGTGTCTCCACGTGGAATCACACCAGCTGTGCCTGACTGTGCTCTGGCCGTGCcctctgtgctgggctgcagtggTGCTTCAGGCAGCAGATGGGGCTGCTCCCTgcatctctctgctttctcGCTCTTTATATTTTGGAAActaacaaacattttcttttgcttttcccagaTGAGATCCGGGACACAAAGTGAGCGTAGTGCATCACTGTGTAAAAACCAGAAAGTTTTCAAGAAATGGCCGATAGTCTTTTCTTAATTCCTTCTACTGCCAGCCCTCGAAGCAAAACCCGTTGTCTTTGggtgtgctcctgctgctgtgcgTTTGCAGAGGGAAAATGTGCAGGGGTCAGCAGTTTCAGAGGCAGGCTCTAATTTTAGGTTCTCAGCTTTAGATATTTTGGGACGGAACTTGGGACACAGCAAAAGAAGCGTTGAGGAGCCATAAATCTGGATGAAGTAAGCAACACCCAGCACCTCGCGAGCTGAAGACCTAAAACCAGAGACACTTCTAtttagaaggggaaaaaaaaagaaaaaagaaaaaaagaagtcttagCATTGGCcagatgctgtttttcttagTTCTTGAGGTTTCTGTCCTTCCCCACACTTCCCGCTATTCCTATTTTCGTATCGCCGTCACTCTCAGCACTGACATTCACCAACCAATCCATGGCCTGCAGAAGCCAGGGGAGAAAAACTGCCTCTTCTCTGAGTGTGCATGGGACCATCACAAGAGTGGTTCTGAGCACTGTTCTGAGCATGTTCTGAGAAAACACGCTCCTTGAGATGGCACCAATCTGGATGCTTTTAATTGGCAACATGTTGCttgttaatgtattttaaatatacaatttattaaaaaaaatgcaaactaaaCAAAATTTTTATATGCCCATCATGTAATACAGTTTTAAAGTGTTTATTAAATAATTCttaagtttaaaattaaatacgAAGATACGAAGCTATGAAAATACGAAAGGACGAAAATCTGACATTATGAAAATACGAAATAGCCAATAGCTTGAAAAGGATAATTCCCAAGTTTCCCATCAAATACCTGTTGCTGTtagcagaaaacaagaacaagccCAAAGAACCGCTCGTTGTTGGGAGCGTTGGAGCATCGCTTGGGCAACCCCGCATCCCTCCGCAGCGCGCAGCAGCCCGTTGCCGGCTCGCCCCAGCTCCGCCGCAGGATTGAGCCACGGCCGGAGTAGGGGGAGCTNNNNNNNNNNNNNNNNNNNNNNNNNNNNNNNNNNNNNNNNNNNNNNNNNNNNNNNNNNNNNNNNNNNNNNNNNNNNNNNNNNNNNNNNNNNNNNNNNNNNNNNNNNNNNNNNNNNNNNNNNNNNNNNNNNNNNNNNNNNNNNNNNNNNNNNNNNNNNNNNNNNNNNNNNNNNNNNNNNNNNNNNNNNNNNNNNNNNNNNNNNNNNNNNNNNNNNNNNNNNNNNNNNNNNNNNNNNNNNNNNNNNNNNNNNNNNNNNNNNNNNNNNNNNNNNNNNNNNNNNNNNNNNNNNNNNNNNNNNNNNNNNNNNNNNNNNNNNNNNNNNNNNNNNNNNNNNNNNNNNNNNNNNNNNNNNNNNNNNNNNNNNNNNNNNNNNNNNNNNNNNNNNNNNNNNNNNNNNNNNNNNNNNNNNNNNNNNNNNNNNNNNNNNNNNNNNNNNNNNNNNNNNNNNNNNNNNNNNNNNNNNNNNNNNNNNNNNNNNNNNNNNNNNNNNNNNNNNNNNNNNNNNNNNNNNNNNNNNNNNNNNNNNNNNNNNNNNNNNNNNNNNNNNNNNNNNNNNNNNNNNNNNNNNNNNNNNNNNNNNNNNNNNNNNNNNNNNNNNNNNNNNNNNNNNNNNNNNNNNNNNNNNNNNNNNNNNNNNNNNNNNNNNNNNNNNNNNNNNNNNNNNNNNNNNNNNNNNNNNNNNNNNNNNNNNNNNNNNNNNNNNNNNNNNNNNNNNNNNNNNNNNNNNNNNNNNNNNNNNNNNNNNNNNNNNNNNNNNNNNNNNNNNNNNNNNNNNNNNNNNNNNNNNNNNNNNNNNNNNNNNNNNNNNNNNNNNNNNNNNNNNNNNNNNNNNNNNNNNNNNNNNNNNNNNNNNNNNNNNNNNNNNNNNNNNNNNNNNNNNNNNNNNNNNNNNNNNNNNNNNNNNNNNNNNNNNNNNNNNNNNNNNNNNNNNNNNNNNNNNNNNNNNNNNNNNNNNNNNNNNNNNNNNNNNNNNNNNNNNNNNNNNNNNNNNNNNNNNNNNNNNNNNNNNNNNNNNNNNNNNNNNNNNNNNNNNNNNNNNNNNNNNNNNNNNNNNNNNNNNNNNNNNNNNNNNNNNNNNNNNNNNNNNNNNNNNNNNNNNNNNNNNNNNNNNNNNNNNNNNNNNNNNNNNNNNNNNNNNNNNNNNNNNNNNNNNNNNNNNNNNNNNNNNNNNNNNNNNNNNNNNNNNNNNNNNNNNNNNNNNNNNNNNNNNNNNNNNNNNNNNNNNNNNNNNNNNNNNNNNNNNNNNNNNNNNNNNNNNNNNNNNNNNNNNNNNNNNNNNNNNNNNNNNNNNNNNNNNNNNNNNNNNNNNNNNNNNNNNNNNNNNNNNNNNNNNNNNNNNNNNNNNNNNNNNNNNNNNNNNNNNNNNNNNNNNNNNNNNNNNNNNNNNNNNNNNNNNNNNNCTGCCGTGCGGTAGGCGCTGGGCTCTCCGTTCGCCCCATCCGTGCGGGTGGCGGCCCAAAGAGCTGCCGCCGGATCTCCTACGAGGCAAAGCGAGATCTCctctgtacatttttttttttttaaattttacttttgtaCTGAATACGCATTTGTCACGTAGTGTGTATATATGCATTGAGGGAGTTCCACTGATACAAGGGCAGCTCCGCGGGTGCTCTTCTGCGATCCCAGCAGCGCGCTGCCACCACTGCAGCACTCTCGGACCCCGTTTTGAGTTTAGAAGGTGGAACTTAGCGACAAATTCGTGCCTGCCCTTGAGTCGTTTCGGGGAACAAAGccgttctgtttattttattcgAAGGACTTCAGTCACAATCTTCTTTATTTACGGACAAGTGCTCACATGGTGCTGTGGTGCTGTGCGGAGCTGGGATTTGGGCTCCACGGTCCTtgtgggccccttccaactcggaacattctgtggttctgtgtcCCTGTGATTCTGAGAGCTGAAGGGAGCACGAGTCCGTTCCCATCGCCGCCCCAGAGCAGCCCTCAACTGTGACTCTCCTGGATCTCCTCGCTCTGCGCGCTCCACCAGCAGCACNNNNNNNNNNNNNNNNNNNNNNNNNNNNNNNNNNNNNNNNNNNNNNNNNNNNNNNNNNNNNNNNNNNNNNNNNNNNNNNNNNNNNNNNNNNNNNNNNNNNNNNNNNNNNNNNNNNNNNNNNNNNNNNNNNNNNNNNNNNNNNNNNNNNNNNNNNNNNNNNNNNNNNNNNNNNNNNNNNNNNNNNNNNNNNNNNNNNNNNNNNNNNNNNNNNNNNNNNNNNNNNNNNNNNNNNNNNNNNNNNNNNNNNNNNNNNNNNNNNNNNNNNNNNNNNNNNNNNNNNNNNNNNNNNNNNNNNNNNNNNNNNNNNNNNNNNNNNNNNNNNNNNNNNNNNNNNNNNNNNNNNNNNNNNNNNNNNNNNNNNNNNNNNNNNNNNNNNNNNNNNNNNNNNNNNNNNNNNNNNNNNNNNNNNNNNNNNNNNNNNNNNNNNNNNNNNNNNNNNNNNNNNNNNNNNNNNNNNNNNNNNNNNNNNNNNNNNNNNNNNNNNNNNNNNNNNNNNNNNNNNNNNNNNNNNNNNNNNNNNNNNNNNNNNNNNNNNNNNNNNNNNNNNNNNNNNNNNNNNNNNNNNNNNNNNNNNNNNNNNNNNNNNNNNNNNNNNNNNNNNNNNNNNNNNNNNNNNNNNNNNNNNNNNNNNNNNNNNNNNNNNNNNNNNNNNNNNNNNNNNNNNNNNNNNNNNNNNNNNNNNNNNNNNNNNNNNNNNNNNNNNNNNNNNNNNNNNNNNNNNNNNNNNNNNNNNNNNNNNNNNNNNNNNNNNNNNNNNNNNNNNNNNNNNNNNNNAGCGCTCGCTGCGGGCTCCGAGCGACAGCGTCAGCCTGCGGCACCCGGGCCGGAGGTTGGGGGTGTTTCTGGCGATTCCGGGTGACCTTCGGGTGAGCGATTTGGTTTCTTTTCGATCGCCCGCATTCCGTTCCTGAAGGATATTAAAAAGACGCCTGCACCCCCCTCACCGATCTGTGCGCTTTGCGTTTCTTGCGCGTATCCAAGAAAGCGCAGAGCTCTACTAGAAATCAGCATCGCGCTCGCAGGGCCACTGCCCGACGTGAACGTTGGGCTGGGAGGCCGGGAAGGGCTGCTCTCTGTGCGTTCCCCCCACGCCCGGGTATTCCGGGGATCCATCGCgaactttatttctttactgAGGCACGGTGCAGGCCGGCTGTGTCACACTGCGCCTGTTGGGCACATTTAAGCGGGCTAAGGTTGgctatttctctctctctctctctctctctctttctttatgattactattattttattttatttgtagaaacgtttgtttttccaattttttttaacCCATTTCCCCACGCCATTCACTTAGAAATCTAAGCGAAACGACTGTCTGTATCCCGGCTTCTATTACCCGGAGATTTGGGGGAAATCCTCTTTCCAGTCTCTCCCCGAGGCAGCCCTCAGCCGCCGCGCCCCACAGCTGGGGTCGGCTCCGGGCATCCTTCCCCTGTTTTGGGGTGGatgaagggctggagccagccTCTCCATATTCTAGCTCAAATCACCAGCCGGAGGAGCAGCGCGGCTCTGCGGGAGCGCTGGAAGGAGGGGTCCGACCGAACGAGAAATGCCTCCTTTTTGGAAAGGTCTTTTTGCCGGCAGCCCGCCCCGGCTCAACGTCCCCTCTCTGTCTCCTTTCCCCCGAACCTCGCAGAGCAATTCGTTGAGAAGTCCTCCTGCGCGCAGCCTCTGAGCGATTTGTCCGGCCTGGAGCCCCACGGGGACTTCAGCGGCAGCCCCTCGGCCCTGTGTACCGAGCCCCTCATCCCCACCACCCCCATCATCCCCAGCGAGGAGATGGCCAAAATCTCCTGCAGCCTGGAGACCAAGGAGCTGTGGGACAAGTTTCACGAGCTGGGTACGGAGATGATCATCACCAAGTCCGGCAGGTACGGCTGGCGGCGGCCCGACAGCAGCGtcgggggtggagggagggagggagggagtggtgaaaacaagaaaaagagaaaatttaaaaaataaaaggggggTGGGGAAGGAAATAGAGATGAAAGAAGTCCCAGCCGGCTGTGACCCGGGAGCGCAGCGCGGATAGGAGTGGGAGCAGCCCGCGTACGGTGCGAGCTGCGCTGCGCGGGGTGCGCAAGGGGAGAGCCGTGCGGTGCGATGGAGCTTTGGTTGTGCCCGGAGCTGCCCGCACGCAGCTGCGCCGGGATCCCGGCTGTGAGTGCGGGGCTGTGCCGGCACGGAAAGCGGGGATTATCCCCGCTCTCGTTTGTAAATACCGCGCAGAAGGACTCCAGGCTTTGCTGTCGCCTCAAACCGTTTTTCCAGGGACGTTTTTGTGTTGGTTTGGCTGCGCGGGGGAGCCGAGCGTCTGCTCGGGGTTGGTCCCGAAGTGACTCGTTCGGAACGCAGTTTGCTGACTGTTTCTCTAAGGAACGGCTCTGCCagtatctattaaaaaaataacctcAACGGATGTATAAAATCTGGAATTtgaagctcattaaaaaaaaaatctgttgaaaGTTGTTAAAAGCTGTTTCTGGTCTACGGCAAAAAGCTtacagtgaaaaactgaaatttgtCAACATGTTAATGCCAAAGTGAGAGCTGAATTCTCAAAATGCCTCTCAGAAATATTGTAGGAATGCATCTAAGATCGGTGGGCATGTTTGCTGAATTAAGTGCTGCGTTATTTCTCTACCTCCAGCATGtatctcattaaaaatacatttgtatcTGTATTTCTTTGGTGCAACGATTTTCTGGAAGCACAGCGTGCTGTTAATAACCAGGCAATAATCGTTGTCTCCTTTACTTTCTCACTTTCGCCATTTCTCCTGTTGCTTTAAAGAAATCGTTTAACTTcaagcagcacttctgtgcatATTGTAGAGGTGCACAGGATGCAATTTCTGTCACGCTGTAGCAATATTGGTagatgctttcattttattttattttttttctaggaggTTTGAATAGAAATTTCCTTTGTAGCAGCTTTTCTGAATCACTTCATTCTGTCCCcatatttatttcctgctttcctctcttccaGGAGAATGTTTCCCACGATCAGGGTTTCTTTTTCGGGGGTGGATCCTGAAGCCAAGTACATCGTGCTGATGGATATCGTTCCGGTGGACAATAAGAGATACAGATATGCCTACCACCGCTCCTCCTGGCTGGTGGCTGGGAAAGCTGACCCTCCACTCCCAGCAAGGTTTGTGGGCTCTGCAGCTggatttcttcccttctcttccctttatttatttattccccccccctccccatcctTCCCCCTTCCTGAAATACCTGCTGTTAATCTTTGATGCCGTTTGCAAACAGTGCTCTGAGAGCTCGAGTCCGTGCCCGACAAACTCGATCTCAGAACTCTGATTAATTTCTGTGATGTGGAGTGGGGCCTCAGATCTTTGCTTGAGGGCCGATTTATACCGAGTGTTCGAGGCTGAACGGGGTTTGGCCAAAGGCTCTTGCGTATATATGTGCGTTTCTAAAGGAAGCTGCTGGCTGAAGGCTCTTTTATGtctatatgtatttttaaatgaagtttacCTCAATtcagatcagaaaaaaatttcaaaaaccCATTGCTTTGTCCCTGGGCTTGTTCTACCCTCCCCACTATATCTGACCTTATAATTTAATGCTATCCAAATCCGGCAGAGATGCCACGTtacagtgcagcactgcttaTGCTTAACATGACGTTATTCCTTAAAAACGTGTCCAGTGCTTACTGACCACTCTTGCCTTTAGTTGTCCCTTACGCAACGAGTGAAGCTTGGGTCAGTCCTACGGCACAGAGGGTTTCTTACTGAGGATCTGTGGCAGATCTTGAGACTTTAGGggacaaaaccaaaccaaaacccacCGACAAACGAAGCTATTTTCTCCGCACCAACACCCCTTCCATACAGAAGCAAAATGCTGTAGGAAACGAATCTCTATGAGCATTCCCTTACTGCTGTTGATGAATACGGCTCATTCCCGGCACGGGGAAGCCACGGCTCCGGGCAGAGTGCAGCAGTTCTGTGGCACATCCCCTGCACGGCACGGGACCACAACGCGACCGGCGCTGCTCAGCCGGAGCTGCGGCTGTACAGGGGTAGCGCCTGGCTCCATGCAGGCATGGCGGGCAGCACCAGGTGCCTTAGCCCAGGGCTGAGATCTTGCTtattagagagagagagacattaGGAGTGAAGGAAGGAGTGGCAGCGCTTTGTTTTGATGGGTTTGTTTGAGGACCGAAGGCTGAGAGATTTCCTCGTCGGAGCAGCTCCGCTGAAATCCTGCTGACTGCTCATCTCTGAAGGCGGCTCGGGGAAGTACGCAGGAGGCGTGCAGGGAGAAGCTGTTATTAAAGCAGTAACCCAGGAGTTATGGCAGCTTTGTTTTCGTGGCCAAAAGCTCCTTCCTGCAGCGTGGTTGGCGTCAGAGGGCTTCATTTGGGGTACTGTAATGGGCACTGATCGAACCCCACGGAAAATACACGGGTCCTGCCCCAAAGCAGTCGGCATCGAAAGAAAAAATAGGGGAAGGACAGAAATAGTTTCAGGGCAGGCTTCTCCCTTTAGCATTTGCTTTTGGGGTACCCTTACATAGGCTGCTGATCCGCACATCAACTGGCTCAATGGGGAAATATTCACAAGAGTATAAGATAAGAGACCGATCCTTTGAAATAATGAGCAACTCCTCTCCTGCTAGCTGCTATAGGGCTGGGGTCAAACCTTGCTGGAATTTAACATTAATTACCACTGTCTGGTAAGGTTCCTGTTGGGTCAGTGCTCCTCTGTACAAACGTGTACCTCTGCTGCACATCTCATTTCGTTTTCGGGATGTTCAGCCAACAGACTGATGGCAGACACAGGTTCCCTCTCCTTTGTATGCACGGTGCCATGTACATgcactttctgcttttaattatttggtAAGGAAAGCTTTGCAAGAGGTGGAGagtgctgctgtttgcattaCCGATGCTGTTGGCAGAGTGCTGGTACAACTTTTGAGGTAGGAGGCCTCCATCCTGCtcaagcagaaagcagcaccaTTCCCATCCTGAATGGATCTGCTCCTGCTCTGATAAGAGTagcccttccagcagcactcTCTCACACCCCCTCCTCCCTAGGCACACGGCTGTGTCTCTCCTCACCTGAGCAGGTCCCATATCCGTGTGGGTACCACTGCAACCTGAGGATTGCTTAGGAGTCCCCTTATGCCTCTAAGGCTTTGCGGAATCAAACCCGTGAGttgctctgctctttcttaTTATAAAACTAACTTTCAGCGCTAAGCCAGCCTTCCTCAGAACTGAACAGTACGCTGTGATTCCCTCTGAAAGATGAGCCCTTCAGGGAACTTGCTGCAAGAAGCAGTAATATCCCTGCCTTCCTGCTGTCAGACAAGTTTGTGCTGCAATGAACACTTGAATATAACTACTTTTCAGAGAGTCCTTTGTCAATCTGCTAGGCTGCTATCTGGAAATAGAATTCCTTCATGTTTGTTCTTCCAAATTGCTGAGGCTGTGAGAAAGAATCATCAGTTTCATAAGTTTCAGCATGTACATTTGTTTGCCCCTCTTCTTTTTCATCCCCTTTCTTTCACTTATAAAGTTCTTTTCTCTCATCCCCCCTCCATCCCACACTCTTCCATCTACATATTTTATTTGGCTGCAGTAAGCTGTCCATCATCATTTATTTAATGGAATTGTAGTGTTTGCACGCTTACGGAGAAAACTTTTTAAAGGCACTGTACTTTGGAAATTATCTGTTTGGGACACAAATGTAATTAAAAGCAACATGTGTAGAAGCTTTAGGGCTTGTAGGACCAGAACAGCTGCTAAGCTAAACagaagcagagcactgcagcactccCAACTATGCGAGAAGGAAACCGTACCCAAACCTGGGCTGTATCATGAAACACCGTGGAGCAAATTCACAACCAAATAAGGCTCCTGAAGCTACAGTGAGCTCGGGCGAACGATCCCCGCATCCGGCCGTGGGCAGCAGAGCTCACGCAGCTCTGTTTTGTGTGCAGTGCAGGAATGCACGCGTTTATTTCTCTAATCCACTCACATCAGCTTTCCCTGCCTCAGAGGGCAATGCATTGAGCTCTGAGcctctgctgcagggctgggctgcaggagaAGTGTGCAGGGAGGTGCGGTCAGCCAGGTGGAACCATGCGTGCAGCGGAACTGGAGGCATGCGGTGCATCAGCATGGAAAAGCCAGGTTTATTACACGTCTGTCTAACCACTATTCGGGTGCCAGtccttctgcttcttccttgcTAGCTCGTTGCTAACTCGTTCACAGCATGAGTGCTGTGCCAGCCATTTAGTGCGTATGGCATAAAACAATGGTGCTCGGCTTGTAGGCACACAAAGATCCTGACTCGCTCCCCAAGTGCATATTTGAAATAGTTTGGCTTTTTGGTCCCAATTAGCCAAACCTTGCTGAGCTTGATGCTCTGTGATCACAGTAAACAGCATTAGCTATCCAGACATGCAAAATTAGGAGTCAGGCTCCAAAAAAATCATGAGACTGGCTGCAAAGATGGAGGGGCTGGAAGCGATACGGTCaggattgttttttctttgccttctgtaATTTGAGGCTTCGAAAATTCACATTTTGCCTGTTTTATACAGGGAAGCAAAGTGGATTTTCATAAAAGATCTTAGGTTATGGCCTCATGAGCTTTGCTCtacagctgggagcagggaggacCCTGTGTGTTGGGCTTGCTGGCACAGCATCCCTCCCATGGGTGCAGCTGCACCAGCCAAGCGGTGCTGTGGatcaagagaaggaaaacatccTGCCCGCCTGGAGCGAGACGTGCCAGTAAAGCTTCAGTTTCACAAGCAGGACTGTGCCTTGTGGATTCTGTTGGCAAAACAGTGAGCCCACGATCATATCTCTTTCCCCTTGGAGCAGCAGAGCGGTGCCTCAGGGGGCTTTAGCTCAGCTGTTTGTTGATTAGGGACCTGCATGGTTCCTCAAGCAGTTAAGCCTCATCGTTTTGagggttttctttcttcttttgcttaaCCAGAACCATGgctcaatgaaaaaaaaacaagcaaacaaattcTCTCTGTCGGCCAGCATCTCAGCCCTGTGTGATAGGAGGAATCTCGGTGTGGCCAAAAACACTGTCTGTAGAGAGCCAGGCCATCTGCAAGTGATAACGCGCACCGACAGCAGCAGAACCAGCCTGGTTTGCACTGGCTGAAGCCCTAATTCAGCCCTTAATTTGCTATCTCAAAAGCACTTTCAAGTTAAATCATTTTTATCCATGTATTATTCGTATAAaatcattgtttttaaatagccCGGCACTTGCACTGAGTCCAGTCATAATGTATATATCATTCTATCTACATGTCGTCCttacttccttttcttctgcttaattTCCTAAGTTGTAGGCTGTTAATTACAGAGTTGCAATTAATTTCTTTCATGTCAGACCACTGTCCTGGACCGCAGCCCTCAACCTCTTATAAACACACGTCACCACAGCCAACGTGTGATCGAATGCAGGTTAAAATCATTATCACGGCTTAATGTtgcatataaagaaaaatgcatttttatctgCATTCCCCCATTATCTCTCTAATGacactgtgttttttctcttggagCTGTAGTCATTGTTATTTTAAGTGCTTGTTAGTACAGCTGTGGGGAAAGACGATCAATTTTTCATTTGGGAAAAGAAGCAACAGTGACCGTTAGTTAATGTCTCCATTTTAGATAACTAGATAAAATAATAGCTATGGCCAGGGAGCAATCTAGCACTTG encodes the following:
- the TBX20 gene encoding T-box transcription factor TBX20 isoform X3; this encodes MKGWSQPLHILAQITSRRSSAALRERWKEGSDRTRNASFLERSFCRQPAPAQRPLSVSFPPNLAEQFVEKSSCAQPLSDLSGLEPHGDFSGSPSALCTEPLIPTTPIIPSEEMAKISCSLETKELWDKFHELGTEMIITKSGRRMFPTIRVSFSGVDPEAKYIVLMDIVPVDNKRYRYAYHRSSWLVAGKADPPLPARLYVHPDSPFTGEQLLKQMVSFEKVKLTNNELDQHGHIILNSMHKYQPRVHIIKKKDHTASLLNLKSEEFRTFIFPETVFTAVTAYQNQLITKLKIDSNPFAKGFRDSSRLTDIESGF